In Archangium violaceum, the following are encoded in one genomic region:
- the sitA5 gene encoding SitA5 family polymorphic toxin, producing the protein MSPHPVHPSLPSERPHRCLNALALSTLVLLAGCVTAAPAGGDRPSTVRESHETRDRVAAVRAPRVDDDALVFATLPTRFEPVRIGDTELTAALTTMVLDMPLRVAVNRPPLYVGRKLALAASSTETESWHSELARAYGRFCERRGAPGDCLTLYEDGPPLHDDDRRSIALALAVGPALESLDAELRTMLSPTRLLATVSISITAHMALLVAPEPVSKGVATTLTVLLWGYLGWEFFDLIRGYVQLSEASARATTFAELREAGERFGRVIGPNSVRILVLLGTAAVGETAALMSRAPRLPGFTQAARSVESSTGLRLVEAAAGTERVIVSVPEGTLRVVLPANALAVTGQDWGRTPPVTHGNGHRAFKTFKAFKKFMGPAGEGKQWHHIVEQHEGNAQRFGPEALHNTENVIPLEENIHLEINRLYSSKSDELGGMVVRDWLRTQSYEQQRAYGLRILRAFGITP; encoded by the coding sequence ATGTCTCCGCATCCTGTCCACCCGAGCCTCCCGTCCGAACGGCCACACCGTTGCCTGAACGCACTGGCCTTGAGCACCTTGGTGCTACTTGCCGGATGTGTCACGGCAGCTCCCGCCGGTGGGGATCGCCCCTCCACGGTCCGGGAGTCCCACGAAACGCGGGACCGGGTGGCGGCGGTGCGGGCGCCCAGGGTCGATGACGACGCGCTCGTGTTCGCCACGTTGCCTACCCGCTTCGAGCCGGTCCGGATAGGTGACACGGAACTCACCGCCGCGCTGACAACGATGGTGCTCGACATGCCGCTGCGGGTGGCTGTCAATCGTCCCCCTCTTTACGTTGGCCGCAAGCTGGCCTTGGCGGCCTCGTCCACGGAGACAGAGAGCTGGCACTCGGAGCTGGCCCGGGCTTACGGGCGATTCTGCGAGCGACGAGGCGCTCCGGGAGATTGCCTGACGCTGTACGAGGATGGTCCCCCTCTGCACGACGATGACAGGCGTAGCATCGCCCTGGCCCTCGCCGTGGGCCCGGCCCTGGAGAGTTTGGACGCAGAGTTGCGGACCATGCTCTCACCCACGCGACTGCTGGCCACCGTCAGCATCAGCATCACGGCCCACATGGCGCTCCTGGTAGCCCCCGAACCGGTGTCCAAGGGAGTAGCCACCACCCTCACGGTGCTCTTGTGGGGATATCTCGGGTGGGAGTTTTTCGACCTGATACGGGGCTACGTGCAGCTCTCGGAAGCATCCGCCCGAGCCACCACTTTCGCGGAACTGCGCGAGGCGGGCGAACGGTTCGGCCGGGTCATTGGCCCCAACAGCGTGCGAATCCTCGTGCTGTTGGGCACGGCGGCGGTGGGCGAGACGGCTGCACTCATGTCCAGGGCGCCAAGGCTGCCGGGCTTCACGCAAGCCGCGCGCTCGGTCGAGTCGAGCACTGGGTTGCGCCTGGTCGAGGCCGCGGCAGGAACCGAGCGGGTCATCGTCTCCGTGCCCGAAGGTACCCTCCGTGTTGTCCTGCCAGCCAACGCCCTTGCCGTAACTGGACAGGACTGGGGAAGAACACCCCCCGTCACACATGGAAATGGGCATCGAGCCTTCAAGACCTTCAAAGCCTTCAAGAAGTTCATGGGACCTGCTGGTGAAGGCAAGCAGTGGCATCACATCGTCGAGCAGCACGAGGGCAATGCACAGCGATTCGGACCCGAAGCCCTTCACAACACCGAGAATGTGATTCCCCTCGAGGAAAACATCCATCTGGAAATCAACCGCCTTTATTCCTCCAAGAGTGACGAATTGGGCGGCATGGTGGTTCGCGACTGGCTCCGCACTCAATCCTACGAGCAGCAGCGAGCCTATGGGTTGAGGATCTTGAGAGCATTCGGAATCACCCCATGA
- a CDS encoding DUF2019 domain-containing protein encodes MKKARLKTLSTENLIEEFRTLSSEHIRAIREGPLGHANRKYETLVAIRGELRERGSEAKHQLLELLTAPDLGTRFWAASSILTFAPHAGERERAEQVLTELAQTQKNSLGFKASMVLEQWKAGTFNPP; translated from the coding sequence ATGAAGAAAGCGCGACTGAAGACCCTCTCGACAGAGAACTTGATCGAGGAGTTCAGGACTCTCTCCTCCGAGCACATACGTGCCATCAGGGAGGGCCCGCTGGGCCATGCCAATCGTAAGTACGAAACCCTCGTGGCAATCCGCGGGGAGTTACGAGAACGAGGCAGCGAGGCAAAGCACCAGCTGCTGGAGTTGCTTACCGCTCCAGATCTGGGGACCCGCTTCTGGGCTGCCTCCTCCATTTTGACGTTCGCCCCCCATGCCGGAGAGCGGGAACGTGCCGAGCAGGTGCTCACCGAGCTTGCACAGACCCAGAAGAACTCACTCGGGTTCAAGGCAAGCATGGTGCTCGAGCAATGGAAGGCGGGCACTTTCAATCCCCCTTGA
- a CDS encoding amidohydrolase family protein produces MNRLSLRCLALVLTSALPLSARAQAPAPVQVKPPVPQASKDAGKPEDKKPEDKKPEEKWDVNAPGFPATQVDIDVTEGTWMSLDVSPKGDELVFDLLGDLYVLPIGGGEAKALTSGVAWDMQPRYSPDGKSIAFTSDRGGGDNIWVMKRDGSEPTAVTQEKFRLLNSPAWSPDGQFVIARKHFTSRRSLGAGEIWMYHRSGGDGVQLTERPNDQKDLGEPVFSPDGRYVYYSQDVTPGKTFEYNKDPNGEIYVIQRLDLDTRETDRFVVGPGGSIRPTPSPDGKSLAFVRRVRGKSTLYVADLASGAERPLYDGLERDMQETWAIHGVYPTMAWTPDNKSLVFWAGGKLQRIEVATKKVTPIPFRVRGTRTLHEALRFPQTVSPDTFQVKMLRWVQVSPKADKVVFQALGHLYVRDLPNGTPKRVTKQTDHAELYPSFSRDGKSIVYTTWDDEKLGSIRVVPVTGGEGRVVTAKPGHYVEPALSPDGKSIVYRTIGGGYLRSGLYSHEQGLFVIPAAGGTPRRLAKDGEQPHFGASSERVFFLTVDYREKDDDRALKSIRLDGSEQRTHLSSDEATEYRVSPDEKWVAFRENFNAFIQPLPRGAKGAVASPEGKALPVSKVSRDSGEWLHWSGDGKRLHWALGPELYTRELKESFRFQEGAPEKLPEVPEKGQDIGFQAKTDVPSGTVALVGGRVITMKGDEVLEEGVVVVKGNRIVAVGPKGKVAVPAGAKVVDVSGKTLMPGIVDVHWHGSMGDEGILPEQNWKLLSSLAFGVTTVHDPSNDTDAVFATSELVKTGGMVGPRVYSTGTILYGAAGAFRAPIETLDDARSHLRRMKAVGAFSVKSYNQPRRDQRQKVIQAARELQMMVVPEGGSLYQHNMTMVVDGHTGVEHSVPVSRAYADMLQLWGRSGTGYTPTIIVGYGGVWGENYWYQKTNVWDDKRLLAFVPRRVVDSRSRRPVMAPEDEFNHIRVAEVTKVLNDKGVSVQLGAHGQREGLGAHWEIWMFGQGGMKPLQALKAATLSGAHYLGLDGDIGSLEEGKLADLLVLDKNPLEDLRNSSTIRYTMVGGRLFDAMTLNEVGGRQFKREPLFFEREGQETWGPTMTISTQED; encoded by the coding sequence GTGAATCGACTGAGCCTCCGTTGCCTCGCGCTCGTGCTCACGAGCGCGTTGCCCCTGTCCGCCCGCGCGCAGGCGCCGGCCCCCGTACAAGTGAAGCCCCCGGTGCCCCAGGCGTCGAAGGACGCGGGCAAGCCCGAGGACAAGAAGCCCGAGGACAAGAAGCCCGAGGAGAAGTGGGACGTGAACGCTCCCGGCTTCCCCGCCACCCAGGTGGACATCGACGTCACCGAGGGGACGTGGATGAGCCTGGACGTCAGCCCCAAGGGAGATGAGCTCGTCTTCGACCTGCTGGGCGACCTCTACGTGCTGCCCATCGGCGGCGGCGAGGCGAAGGCGCTCACGAGCGGCGTCGCCTGGGACATGCAGCCGCGCTACAGCCCGGACGGCAAATCCATCGCCTTCACGAGCGACCGCGGTGGCGGCGACAACATCTGGGTGATGAAGCGGGACGGGAGCGAGCCCACCGCGGTGACGCAGGAGAAGTTCCGGCTGCTCAACAGCCCCGCGTGGTCGCCGGACGGGCAGTTCGTCATCGCGCGCAAGCACTTCACCTCGCGGCGCTCGCTGGGCGCGGGTGAAATCTGGATGTACCACCGCTCGGGCGGTGACGGGGTGCAGCTCACCGAGCGCCCCAACGACCAGAAGGACCTGGGCGAGCCCGTGTTCTCCCCGGACGGCCGCTACGTCTACTACAGCCAGGACGTCACGCCCGGGAAGACGTTCGAGTACAACAAGGACCCGAACGGCGAAATCTACGTCATCCAGCGGCTGGACCTGGACACGCGGGAGACGGATCGCTTCGTGGTGGGTCCGGGCGGCTCCATCCGCCCCACGCCGTCGCCGGATGGGAAGTCGCTGGCGTTCGTCCGCCGCGTGCGCGGCAAGAGCACGCTGTACGTGGCGGACCTGGCGAGCGGCGCGGAGCGCCCCCTGTACGACGGGCTCGAGCGGGACATGCAGGAGACGTGGGCCATCCACGGCGTGTACCCGACGATGGCCTGGACGCCGGACAACAAGTCGCTGGTGTTCTGGGCGGGCGGCAAGCTGCAGCGCATCGAGGTGGCGACGAAGAAGGTGACGCCCATCCCCTTCCGCGTGCGAGGCACGCGCACCCTTCACGAGGCGCTGCGCTTCCCGCAGACGGTGTCGCCCGACACCTTCCAGGTGAAGATGCTGCGGTGGGTGCAGGTGTCGCCGAAGGCGGACAAGGTGGTGTTCCAGGCGCTGGGACACCTGTACGTGCGAGACCTGCCCAACGGCACGCCGAAGCGGGTGACGAAGCAGACGGACCACGCCGAGCTGTACCCGTCGTTCTCGCGTGACGGCAAGAGCATTGTCTACACGACGTGGGACGACGAGAAGCTGGGGAGCATCCGGGTGGTGCCGGTGACGGGAGGCGAGGGCCGGGTGGTGACGGCGAAGCCGGGGCACTACGTGGAGCCGGCGCTGTCTCCGGACGGGAAGTCCATCGTGTACCGGACCATCGGCGGCGGCTACCTGCGCAGCGGGCTCTACAGCCACGAGCAGGGGCTGTTCGTGATTCCGGCTGCGGGCGGCACTCCGCGCCGGCTGGCGAAGGACGGGGAGCAGCCGCACTTCGGCGCGAGCTCGGAGCGGGTGTTCTTCCTGACGGTGGACTACCGCGAGAAGGACGATGACCGGGCGCTGAAGAGCATCCGGCTGGACGGGAGCGAGCAGCGCACGCACCTGTCGAGCGACGAGGCGACGGAGTACCGGGTGTCACCGGACGAGAAGTGGGTGGCGTTCCGGGAGAACTTCAACGCGTTCATCCAGCCGCTGCCGCGCGGGGCGAAGGGAGCGGTGGCGAGCCCCGAGGGCAAGGCGCTGCCGGTGTCGAAGGTCTCGCGGGACTCGGGCGAGTGGCTGCACTGGTCGGGGGATGGAAAGCGGTTGCACTGGGCGCTGGGCCCCGAGCTCTACACGCGCGAGCTGAAGGAGTCCTTCCGCTTCCAGGAGGGAGCGCCGGAGAAGCTGCCGGAGGTGCCGGAGAAGGGGCAGGACATCGGCTTCCAGGCGAAGACGGACGTGCCCTCGGGGACGGTGGCGTTGGTGGGAGGCCGGGTCATCACCATGAAGGGGGACGAGGTCCTCGAGGAGGGCGTGGTGGTGGTGAAGGGCAACCGCATCGTGGCGGTGGGACCGAAGGGGAAGGTGGCGGTGCCGGCGGGGGCGAAGGTGGTGGACGTGAGCGGGAAGACGCTGATGCCGGGAATCGTGGACGTGCACTGGCACGGGTCGATGGGGGACGAGGGAATCCTGCCGGAGCAGAACTGGAAGCTGCTGTCGTCGCTGGCGTTCGGAGTGACGACGGTGCACGACCCGTCGAACGACACGGACGCGGTGTTCGCCACGAGCGAGCTGGTGAAGACGGGCGGCATGGTGGGCCCGCGCGTCTACTCGACGGGCACCATCCTGTACGGAGCGGCGGGGGCGTTCCGCGCGCCGATCGAGACGCTGGATGACGCGCGCTCGCACCTGCGGCGGATGAAGGCCGTGGGGGCGTTCAGCGTGAAGAGCTACAACCAGCCGAGGCGAGACCAGAGGCAGAAGGTCATCCAGGCGGCGCGCGAGCTGCAGATGATGGTGGTGCCGGAGGGAGGCTCGCTCTACCAGCACAACATGACGATGGTGGTGGACGGGCACACGGGGGTGGAGCACTCGGTGCCGGTGTCGCGCGCGTACGCGGACATGCTGCAGCTCTGGGGCCGGAGTGGCACGGGCTACACGCCGACGATCATCGTGGGGTACGGCGGCGTGTGGGGTGAGAACTACTGGTACCAGAAGACGAACGTGTGGGACGACAAGCGGCTGTTGGCGTTCGTGCCGAGGCGGGTGGTGGACTCGCGGAGCCGGCGGCCGGTGATGGCGCCGGAGGACGAGTTCAACCACATCCGGGTGGCGGAGGTGACCAAGGTGCTCAACGACAAGGGCGTGAGCGTGCAGCTGGGGGCGCACGGCCAGCGCGAGGGCCTGGGAGCGCACTGGGAGATCTGGATGTTCGGCCAGGGAGGGATGAAGCCGTTGCAGGCGCTGAAGGCGGCGACGCTGTCGGGAGCGCACTACCTGGGACTGGATGGGGACATCGGCTCGCTGGAGGAGGGCAAGCTGGCGGACCTGCTGGTGCTGGACAAGAACCCGCTGGAGGATCTGCGCAACAGCTCGACCATCCGCTACACGATGGTGGGAGGCCGGCTGTTCGACGCGATGACGCTGAACGAGGTGGGCGGCCGTCAATTCAAGCGCGAGCCGCTCTTTTTCGAGCGGGAGGGCCAGGAGACCTGGGGCCCGACGATGACGATCAGCACGCAGGAAGACTGA
- a CDS encoding MFS transporter → MAVRAAGEAREEGWRFLLRALGHRNYRLFFVGQSVSLVGTWLTRVATSWLVYRLSGSALLLGVVGFCGQIPAFVLSPVAGVLVDRWNRHRLLVVTQVLSMLQSFALAVLALTGVIAVWHVAVLSMVQGLINSFDVPGRQAFVVEMIEDRADLPNAIALNSSMFNAARLLGPSVAGGLIAWVGEGGCFLIDGFSYLAVIASLVAMRITWKEREGANGRIVEELKEGFVYAFHFPPIRAMLALLAVVSLMGMPYTVLMPVMASNVLKGGPSTLGFLMAASGMGALVGAGYLASRRSVRGFGRVIVLTASLFGAGLIAFGVSRSVVLSLVTMVVTGAGMMVTTGACNTLLQTIVEERMRGRVMSFYAMAFMGTAPFGSLLAGTLADRFGAPATIVVGGVVCLLAAAWFHVKLPALRERVRPIYERLGILPEVATGMREGARRMEPAED, encoded by the coding sequence ATGGCGGTGCGAGCGGCGGGAGAGGCGAGGGAGGAAGGGTGGAGGTTCCTGCTCAGGGCGCTGGGCCATCGCAACTACCGGCTCTTCTTCGTGGGGCAGAGCGTGTCGCTGGTGGGCACGTGGCTGACGCGGGTGGCGACAAGCTGGCTGGTGTACCGGCTGAGTGGCTCGGCGTTGTTGTTGGGGGTGGTGGGCTTCTGCGGGCAGATACCGGCGTTCGTGCTGTCGCCGGTGGCGGGGGTGCTGGTGGACCGGTGGAACCGGCACCGGCTGCTGGTGGTGACGCAGGTGCTGTCGATGCTGCAGTCCTTCGCGCTGGCGGTGCTGGCGCTCACGGGAGTCATCGCCGTGTGGCACGTGGCGGTGCTGAGCATGGTGCAGGGGCTCATCAACTCCTTCGATGTGCCAGGGCGGCAGGCCTTCGTGGTGGAGATGATTGAAGACCGGGCGGATCTGCCGAACGCGATCGCCCTCAACTCATCGATGTTCAACGCGGCGCGGCTGCTGGGCCCGTCGGTGGCCGGAGGGCTCATCGCGTGGGTGGGGGAGGGGGGCTGCTTCCTCATCGATGGCTTCAGCTACCTGGCGGTGATCGCCTCGCTGGTGGCGATGCGAATCACGTGGAAGGAGCGGGAGGGGGCGAACGGCCGCATCGTGGAGGAGCTGAAGGAGGGCTTCGTGTATGCGTTCCACTTCCCACCCATCCGGGCGATGTTGGCGCTGCTGGCGGTGGTGAGCCTGATGGGGATGCCGTACACGGTGCTGATGCCGGTGATGGCGTCGAACGTGCTGAAGGGAGGCCCGTCGACGCTGGGCTTCCTGATGGCGGCGTCGGGGATGGGCGCGCTGGTGGGGGCGGGCTACCTGGCGTCGAGGCGGTCGGTGAGGGGATTCGGCAGGGTCATCGTGCTGACGGCGTCGCTGTTCGGGGCGGGGCTGATCGCCTTCGGGGTGTCGAGGAGCGTGGTGCTGTCGCTGGTGACGATGGTGGTGACGGGGGCGGGGATGATGGTGACGACGGGGGCGTGCAACACGCTGTTGCAGACCATCGTCGAGGAGCGGATGAGGGGCCGGGTGATGAGCTTCTACGCGATGGCGTTCATGGGGACGGCGCCATTCGGGAGCCTGCTGGCGGGGACGCTGGCGGATCGCTTCGGGGCGCCGGCGACGATCGTCGTGGGGGGCGTGGTGTGTCTGCTGGCGGCGGCGTGGTTCCACGTGAAGCTGCCGGCGCTGCGGGAGCGGGTGCGGCCCATCTACGAGCGGTTGGGCATCCTTCCCGAGGTGGCCACGGGGATGCGCGAGGGCGCGAGGCGGATGGAGCCGGCGGAGGATTGA